DNA from Orbaceae bacterium lpD01:
TTGCTGGATGATCCGCAAGATATTTACTAACCGTCTGATTCCCTAACCGATAAGCCTCATACTAAACGATGGGGTTTTTTATTGCATCAATAACGCGTGAACTGGTTTACCGATTAGCCTCTAAACTGCGTCTCTACAATTCTTCTCTACAATTTACGTCGATACCAGGCATCTCAATACCTGATATCGCGTTATGCTGGTTTTAGTCTTTGGGTCTGTTAAGCTGCCTTTCGGCGAAAGCCAGCGTCACAATGCCCAGCATAATCAGGCCGGCACCCAGAATACGCAGTGTTGAGAGGCTATCATTAAATAGCCAAACCGAGGTCAGCATGACCGTGATAACCTGCATATGCGAAATGGCAAAGGCTGGACCAATCGGCGCCTTTCTTAATAAGATCATCCAGGTCGCGAAAGCGCCGCTGTAGCTCAATATGGTGAGATACATCCAGCCACTACTCAGCACTCGTCCCACCCAGTCAATATCCCACACAAATGGCATCGCTGCCAGCGCGGTATATTTAAAACAGAGATGGCCAAAGGTATCAAAAAACAGCAGTAATGAAAAACCGCTCAGATAAAATCGCCACATTAGCCAAACCCTACCATGATGACGCCCAGTGTGATAAGTCCGATTCCCATAATACGTAAACTCGTCAGCGGCTCAGCAAATAACCAACGCCCAACCAGCATCACCGTGATCATATTGGCTGACGCCATCAAGATGGCAACGGACAATGGCACCAGACTGACAAAAGCCAGCCATAACAAAAACTGCAGCAGATAGCTGCCAATGCCCAGCCAGACCCAGTAGTTAGTAAACAGATTGAACCAATATACCCAACCGTTCACCTGATTAGGCTGCATCGCAGCGTATTTGAAAGCGGTTTGTCCTAACGTATCCAGGCCAACATTAATCAGCCAAAGCAGGATGATCCAAACGGTCACGTTGAGAGGATATCCAGAACACTTTCTGGCGGCCGACCAATACGCGCTGACTGCTCAGTCACAACGATGGGGCGCTCAATTAATATCGGATTAGCCTGCATTGCCGTCAGTAGCGCCGCTTCAGATAAGTCAGGATTATCTAACTGTAAGGCTTGATAACAGTCCTCTTTGGTGCGCATCAACTCTCTGGCTGAGTGCATCCCGAGTTTACTGAGCAAGGTTTTGAGTTCGGCAATCGTCGGCGGCGTGTCTAAGTAGCGTATCTGCTCCGCCTCAATGCCCTGACTTTCTAACAATGCCAAGGTTTCACGACTTTTAGAACATGTTGGATTGTGGTAGATGATAACGTGTTGTGATGTTTTTGACATATCCGTATCTCTGATGATCATATAATTGACAGGCTATAGTATAGGGCAAAGCGCGCATTACACCAATAGTTTGCTGTCAGAGGATAGATGAGCGGCAGGGGCTGTTTTGTATGATTGGTGGTTTATATAGGTGCCAGCCCTATCTGCTCAAGATTAAGATGACCGGCTTACCGGCAGTGCTGACAAGTACCTTGAATTTCCAGCACGCTATGTTGGATGGTAAACTGATCCTGCTTGGCCATAGCTTGCAGCTCCTGTTCAATAATCGCTGAGTGCTGCTCGTGAATGGTTTGACACTGATTACAGATAAACAGAATCGAGATATGGCTTAAGTCATCAAAATTAGGACAGATAATATAACTATTGAGCGATTCCACTTTATGGATAAAGGCTTGTTCAATTAAAAAATCTAGCGCCCGATAGATGGTAGGAGGCTTTGCCTGTGGCTCAATTTCACGCAGCTGATCGAGCAGATCATAGGCGCTCATGGCGCGATCGGCTTTTAACATCAACTGAATAACCGCTTTACGCTGCGCGGTTAAACGGATATTACGTTTGGCACAGATCATCTCGATTTTGGTCAGGGTATGCTCGTGGCATAGCTGACTGCTTTTGGCATGATGATGCTGGGGATTATCACATTTTTTCATCTTATTGCTGCTCTTTCGCGCGCCGGCGGCGAATCTCTTTTGGATCGCCTAACAGTGGCCGATAAATTTCAATCCGATCGCCAGCCTCAGCAATGTCATCAAGCTCAACGCGTTGACCGTATACACCGACCGCTAAGGTACTGATATCGAGCTGACACTGCGTTAAAAAGCCAGATTGTTTAATCGCGGCCAGTACTGTCGTACCCTCAGCAACCTGACACTCAAGCAGCGTAATATCTGCGGGCAGGGCGTATACCACGCTTAACTTAATCACCGTAAACCTGCTTAGCCCGTTTGCTGAAGGCGTCAACCATATTGGTCATGATCTCTTTAAAAATACGACTGAAAGCCAGTTCAATCAGTTTACTTTTAAATTCAAAGTTCAAGTTTAAGCCAATATTACAACGCTGATCATCCAGCGGCGTAAAAGACCAATAACCGCTAAGTCGGCTAAATGGACCATCCACCAGTTCGATCATAATTTTAGTGTGCTCAATCAGGGTATTTTTGGTGATAAAACGTTTGCGAATCCCCAACTTTTCAACCTCAATAAACGCCGTAATGACGTTATCTTGTTGTGAAAGAATACCACTGTGAATACAATCCGGCACAAACTGCGAATAGGCATTAATGTCATTGACGAGATCAAACAGCTGTTTGGTACTATAAGATTCTGAAACTGAATAACAAATTTGAGGCATAGCTAATCTGAATAGTTAAAATTTTTGCCATTATAGCATATATCCGCTTATAAAAATAAATCTTAATCACAACATATTGATCCAATTAACGCTTTTTATGGCATAATAATCGGTAATAATCATTTTAGGTAATGAGTAAGTATGGTTAAGAAAAAAACATATAAACCGGGCTCGGCAACCATTGCCATGAACAAAAGAGCACGGCATGAGTATTTTATCGAAGAAGAGTTTGAAGCTGGTCTTGAGTTACAGGGCTGGGAAGTCAAATCGATGCGCGCGGGTAAAGCCAATATCAGCGACAGTTATGTGATCTTTAAAAATGGCGAAGCTTGGCTGTTTGGTGCCACCATCACGCCGTTAAATGTAGCTTCTTCGCATGTAGTCTGTGATCCAACCCGTACGCGTAAACTACTACTTAACCAGCGTGAGCTGGACTCTTTGATAGGCCAGGTGAGCCGTGATGGCTATACCGTGGTAGCGCTCTCCCTGTACTGGAAAAATGCCTGGGCTAAAGTCAAAATTGGTACCGCCAAAGGTAAAAAACAACATGATAAACGCGAAGATATCAAAG
Protein-coding regions in this window:
- a CDS encoding type II toxin-antitoxin system RatA family toxin; this encodes MPQICYSVSESYSTKQLFDLVNDINAYSQFVPDCIHSGILSQQDNVITAFIEVEKLGIRKRFITKNTLIEHTKIMIELVDGPFSRLSGYWSFTPLDDQRCNIGLNLNFEFKSKLIELAFSRIFKEIMTNMVDAFSKRAKQVYGD
- the arsC gene encoding arsenate reductase (glutaredoxin) (This arsenate reductase requires both glutathione and glutaredoxin to convert arsenate to arsenite, after which the efflux transporter formed by ArsA and ArsB can extrude the arsenite from the cell, providing resistance.) gives rise to the protein MSKTSQHVIIYHNPTCSKSRETLALLESQGIEAEQIRYLDTPPTIAELKTLLSKLGMHSARELMRTKEDCYQALQLDNPDLSEAALLTAMQANPILIERPIVVTEQSARIGRPPESVLDILST
- a CDS encoding RnfH family protein yields the protein MIKLSVVYALPADITLLECQVAEGTTVLAAIKQSGFLTQCQLDISTLAVGVYGQRVELDDIAEAGDRIEIYRPLLGDPKEIRRRRAKEQQ
- the smpB gene encoding SsrA-binding protein SmpB, encoding MVKKKTYKPGSATIAMNKRARHEYFIEEEFEAGLELQGWEVKSMRAGKANISDSYVIFKNGEAWLFGATITPLNVASSHVVCDPTRTRKLLLNQRELDSLIGQVSRDGYTVVALSLYWKNAWAKVKIGTAKGKKQHDKREDIKDREWQRSKERMMKNANVR
- the zur gene encoding zinc uptake transcriptional repressor Zur, giving the protein MKKCDNPQHHHAKSSQLCHEHTLTKIEMICAKRNIRLTAQRKAVIQLMLKADRAMSAYDLLDQLREIEPQAKPPTIYRALDFLIEQAFIHKVESLNSYIICPNFDDLSHISILFICNQCQTIHEQHSAIIEQELQAMAKQDQFTIQHSVLEIQGTCQHCR